The DNA sequence CTCGATCATCGCTGCGCCACCTATATTTGCGCCAATCACGTGTTTTGCACCTTTTTCTTCATAACTGTTTGCAAGCTCAAACATTGCAAATAACTTCGCTTCTGGATTGTTTGCAAGAATTGTGTCCACATCTCCCGTATGATCATCGTGGCTATGAGTAATAACTATTACATCCACATTTTTAATATTTTCAGGCTTTGTACTGGACAAGGGATTGCTGATCCAAGGATCGACAAGTATCTTCTTTCCATCAATATTAAGTTCGAAAGCAGAGTGGCCGTACCATATTAAATAATCCATATTATAATCACCTTCATTTTCATGATATCCGTTTTCGTTTATATATTTTATCTCACAAGTTTAGAATATATTGTTAACAATTCCAATCCTTTTTCTATTCCTCTCTTCAGTTCCAGATCGTTTAGCTTACTGAGAATATTCTTTATTTCAGGCTCTTTCTTTAGTCCCAGATAGGGTACAGATACTTCTATCAATCGTCCTGTATATCCTGTGCCAGCAAACACTTTTAATGTTTCTTTCACTATTGTTTCAAAGTTTTTTAATATGTAAGCTCGGTTGTATGGACAGAATGCAGCAGATATATAGAATCCCGTACTATCCTGCTTTTTGATCTCTCCGTTTCTGATCAAGCTTACCACTTTATCCAGTTCTAGCTCTGGCAACCAGCCCATTGCACGGATCAGATACATTTTATCTTCATCTTTGTCAGTAGCCCTGTACTTTTCCATGAGAATATCCAGATTTTTGAACACGATTGCAGCTGATTGTGAAATTGCATTTTTCAAGTCCGGGTCAGATTTTTCAAACTCTTTAAACTTGGAAGCCATAGACTCTGCAAACTGCTTGTCTAGCAAGCACAGATCGAACGCAATAGAACCACGCAATATACGGTCGTTTTCTGATACTAGGCTCTGCTCCAGCCTGTCGAGATGCGTTCTGAAATAAGACTTGGCAAAATCAGTCAATTTTGCGTCATTATCCAGTATTAGCAACAGCGTAGACAACTGAGATTCTATCTCCTTAATCACAAGGTATTCAGTTTCATTTCTAAATGCATTTATCTTCTCAAGATACTCTGCCTTGCTTATCGATCCCGCCAGTAAAAAGGCAAACGCATCATTTACAATCCCCCATTTATCCAATTCTGACAACTTATCTTTGTTTCTTATGACGTTTTCAAATAGATAGCTGTCATATTTCACTCTGTAAAATCCTGTCTGGTTTATGTTCAACTTTATAAAGTCCGCGCTTTTTATGTTTTTACTCTCTTCCTCTAACAACATTGATTCTGAACTGTTCGCTCTTTTAATGGTCAACGGTACTGGCCAACAATCTTTTTTGATAGTTCCATCTAACAAAAATCGGGTTTGTTCAATCTTGATCTGCTCTCCATCTCTGCTTGCAGATATCACTGGATACCCTTCTTTCTCGATCCATGCTTTCATTATCCTTGACATCGGCTGTTTTGTAATTGTTTCTATCT is a window from the Thermoplasmata archaeon genome containing:
- a CDS encoding M1 family metallopeptidase, with the translated sequence ITVLGANEPLILNSFNLNIKSIKLNRKNVKFSINAEKEEISISENVDGQAIVKVEFEGKINENLMGLYMANTKKGKIYTTQFEPTQARWAFPCLDNPYYKAKFNISLLIDQELDAISNMPVKFRKVSGHKKLVKFKETPRMSTYLVYIGIGKFEEKSQVLKNKKVILTAPEGTLKSTDFPIDIAKKAIMFYENYFNIKYAMPKMHLIAVPEFAAGAMENWGAITFREVVLLVDEATSNVVKKRVAEVISHEIAHQWFGDLVTMKWWNDLWLNESFATFMAYKVLDNYYPQWDPWAELMLGDTSGALRGDSLKNTHPIDVKVQDPKEITQIFDEISYGKGGSILRMIEAYVGLDNFRDGVRKYLTKFAYSNAEGQDLWNEIETITKQPMSRIMKAWIEKEGYPVISASRDGEQIKIEQTRFLLDGTIKKDCWPVPLTIKRANSSESMLLEEESKNIKSADFIKLNINQTGFYRVKYDSYLFENVIRNKDKLSELDKWGIVNDAFAFLLAGSISKAEYLEKINAFRNETEYLVIKEIESQLSTLLLILDNDAKLTDFAKSYFRTHLDRLEQSLVSENDRILRGSIAFDLCLLDKQFAESMASKFKEFEKSDPDLKNAISQSAAIVFKNLDILMEKYRATDKDEDKMYLIRAMGWLPELELDKVVSLIRNGEIKKQDSTGFYISAAFCPYNRAYILKNFETIVKETLKVFAGTGYTGRLIEVSVPYLGLKKEPEIKNILSKLNDLELKRGIEKGLELLTIYSKLVR
- a CDS encoding MBL fold metallo-hydrolase — protein: MDYLIWYGHSAFELNIDGKKILVDPWISNPLSSTKPENIKNVDVIVITHSHDDHTGDVDTILANNPEAKLFAMFELANSYEEKGAKHVIGANIGGAAMIESLKFVLTSATHSSSLGSPSGVVIIGKNSTVYHAGDTGAMMDMKL